A genome region from Arthrobacter agilis includes the following:
- a CDS encoding YsnF/AvaK domain-containing protein: MITLEQMKDAMNAGANVLSEDGAVLGPMGQLYVDDATGEPSWVTVATHSMGNPESFAPLRGAKLTGRDVRLPYSHAKVYDSPKMSQDGHLSPEEEQHLLRYYGLMAEKDDVATDQAAAAGVADMSDTSGRSGRSDTDRDRTQTSRPEGDYSMTRSEEQLRVGTEIHETERVRLVKRVVTEDVTMTVQIRREELVVERVPIKDGKPFFDDGEGSFTEAERERLYSAVETAFNGDTTEVILYEEKPRVEMDVVPIERVRVRREARTHDETVGGQVRKEVIDTERVEL; the protein is encoded by the coding sequence ATGATCACGCTCGAACAGATGAAGGATGCCATGAACGCCGGCGCGAACGTGCTGAGCGAGGACGGCGCCGTCCTCGGCCCCATGGGCCAGCTCTACGTCGACGACGCCACGGGCGAGCCCAGCTGGGTCACCGTCGCCACCCACTCCATGGGCAACCCCGAGTCCTTCGCGCCGCTGCGCGGGGCGAAGCTCACGGGCCGGGATGTCCGCCTGCCCTACTCGCACGCCAAGGTGTACGACTCCCCGAAGATGTCGCAGGACGGCCACCTGAGCCCCGAGGAGGAGCAGCACCTGCTGCGTTACTACGGCCTCATGGCGGAGAAGGACGACGTCGCCACCGATCAGGCGGCCGCCGCCGGCGTGGCGGACATGTCCGACACCTCCGGCAGGTCCGGCCGGTCCGATACCGACCGCGACCGCACGCAGACCTCACGCCCCGAGGGCGACTACTCCATGACGCGGTCCGAGGAGCAGTTGCGCGTCGGTACCGAGATCCACGAGACCGAGCGCGTCCGCCTCGTGAAGCGCGTGGTCACCGAGGACGTCACCATGACGGTGCAGATCCGCCGTGAGGAGCTCGTCGTCGAGCGTGTGCCCATCAAGGACGGCAAGCCCTTCTTCGACGACGGCGAGGGCTCCTTCACCGAGGCCGAGCGGGAGCGCCTGTACTCCGCCGTCGAGACGGCCTTCAACGGGGACACGACGGAGGTCATCCTGTACGAGGAGAAGCCCCGCGTGGAGATGGACGTGGTGCCGATCGAGCGCGTGCGGGTGCGCCGCGAGGCCCGCACCCACGACGAGACCGTCGGCGGCCAGGTGCGCAAGGAGGTCATCGACACGGAGCGCGTCGAGCTGTAG
- a CDS encoding VOC family protein — translation MTLRWYSTVIESSDHRALARWWSDALGWEVMFEDDEEAVVVPPWARELEPRLSFEQVPPGLVFVAVEHEKQGKNRLHLDFAPHSTDDRDAEIERLVTLGARRIDVGQGPDVSWEVLADPDGNEFCILSARDH, via the coding sequence ATGACACTGCGCTGGTACTCCACCGTCATCGAATCCTCCGACCATCGCGCCCTGGCACGCTGGTGGTCCGATGCGCTCGGCTGGGAGGTGATGTTCGAGGACGACGAAGAGGCGGTCGTCGTCCCTCCGTGGGCCCGTGAGCTGGAGCCGAGGCTCTCCTTCGAGCAGGTCCCGCCCGGTCTCGTGTTCGTCGCCGTGGAGCACGAGAAGCAGGGCAAGAACCGCCTGCACCTCGACTTCGCGCCGCACAGCACAGACGACCGCGACGCCGAGATCGAGCGCCTGGTCACGCTCGGCGCGCGCCGCATCGATGTCGGGCAGGGGCCGGACGTCAGCTGGGAGGTCCTGGCGGACCCGGACGGCAACGAGTTCTGCATCCTGTCCGCCCGCGACCACTAG
- a CDS encoding iron ABC transporter permease produces the protein MPSATLTRPAPRPARADSPRPGARLAVAGGLLAVATVILALVHLTQGTSSVGPADILGLLVGDDDGTTGAVVAASRIPRLAAGLLVGAALGAAGAVMQSVSRNALASPDTLAVNAGAHLAVVAVAALGLQVPLLGSVGVAFLGGLGAAALVLALSGAGQSSSVRLVLAGSAIALAFHALTSTLLLLFSQETRGLFAWGSGSLGQSGLEKFVLLAPLAAAALLVLLVKSRSLDLLTLGDDQARVLGINVRGTQVLAIVLAVLLSAAAVTVAGPIGFVGLAAPALVRLAAPHIPGLHRHIALIPAAALMGVFLVLGADVLLRAAVGAESAVEVPTGVVTTVFGAVFLVALAHRMRSDGPTREARTVSLRTVGAARSTGVLVVLAVLLVAVTIAGFLLGDAKLLLGDILNWVSGQAGPVVSSVMDTRAPRVGAALLAGASLALAGTAIQAVTRNPLAEPAIIGVSGGAGVGAILVITLVPLAGFWTVSAAAGVGAAVVSLIVFGLSFRGGMQTDRLVLIGIGVSAAATAVITLLIVLTDPWNEAKALTWLSGSTYGRSVQHLVPMAVALLVALPVVASHHRSQDLLALDEDTPRLLGLWVPRTRVILLAAAVLLTASSVAGIGVVGFVGLVAPHAARALVGASHRLIIPTALLLGAILVCLGDLIGRTAIAPAQLPAGLLTALLGAPYFLHLLFRSRLDR, from the coding sequence GTGCCGTCGGCGACGCTGACCAGGCCCGCTCCGCGTCCGGCCCGGGCCGACAGCCCGCGCCCCGGCGCACGCCTGGCCGTCGCCGGCGGCCTCCTGGCCGTCGCCACCGTGATCCTCGCCCTCGTGCACCTCACGCAGGGCACCTCGAGCGTCGGCCCCGCGGACATCCTCGGCCTGCTCGTCGGGGACGACGACGGGACCACCGGGGCGGTCGTCGCCGCCAGCCGCATCCCCCGGCTGGCGGCCGGCCTGCTCGTGGGAGCCGCGCTCGGAGCGGCCGGCGCCGTGATGCAGTCCGTCTCCCGCAACGCCCTCGCCTCCCCCGACACCCTCGCGGTCAATGCGGGCGCCCACCTCGCCGTCGTCGCCGTCGCGGCCCTCGGCCTGCAGGTCCCCCTCCTCGGTTCCGTGGGCGTGGCCTTCCTCGGCGGCCTCGGTGCCGCGGCCCTCGTCCTCGCGCTCTCCGGCGCCGGGCAGTCCTCGAGCGTGCGCCTGGTGCTCGCCGGCTCGGCCATCGCCCTCGCGTTCCACGCCCTGACCAGCACCCTCCTGCTGCTGTTCTCCCAGGAGACCCGCGGCCTCTTCGCCTGGGGCTCGGGATCGCTCGGCCAGAGCGGGCTCGAGAAGTTCGTCCTGCTCGCACCCCTCGCCGCGGCCGCCCTGCTCGTGCTGCTCGTGAAATCACGCTCCCTGGACCTGCTGACGCTCGGCGACGACCAGGCACGCGTGCTCGGCATCAACGTCCGCGGCACCCAGGTCCTCGCGATCGTCCTCGCCGTGCTGCTCTCCGCCGCGGCCGTCACCGTCGCCGGCCCCATCGGCTTCGTGGGCCTCGCCGCGCCCGCCCTCGTGCGGCTCGCGGCCCCGCACATCCCCGGGCTGCACCGGCACATCGCCCTGATCCCCGCGGCGGCGCTGATGGGCGTCTTCCTCGTGCTCGGGGCGGACGTGCTGCTGCGGGCCGCCGTCGGCGCCGAGAGTGCCGTCGAGGTGCCCACCGGCGTCGTGACCACGGTCTTCGGTGCCGTCTTCCTCGTGGCCCTCGCCCACCGCATGCGCTCGGACGGCCCCACCCGGGAAGCCCGCACCGTCTCCCTGCGCACCGTCGGAGCGGCCCGCAGCACGGGGGTCCTCGTGGTGCTCGCGGTGCTGCTCGTCGCCGTGACGATCGCCGGGTTCCTGCTGGGGGACGCGAAACTCCTCCTCGGCGACATCCTCAACTGGGTGTCCGGCCAGGCCGGGCCGGTGGTGTCGAGCGTGATGGACACCCGGGCGCCGCGCGTGGGGGCGGCGCTCCTGGCGGGTGCCTCCCTCGCCCTGGCCGGGACCGCCATCCAGGCGGTGACCCGGAACCCCCTCGCGGAGCCGGCGATCATCGGCGTCTCGGGCGGAGCGGGCGTGGGTGCGATCCTCGTGATCACCCTCGTGCCGCTGGCCGGGTTCTGGACCGTCAGTGCGGCGGCCGGCGTCGGTGCCGCCGTCGTCTCCCTGATCGTGTTCGGGCTGTCCTTCCGCGGTGGCATGCAGACCGACCGGCTGGTCCTCATCGGCATCGGGGTCTCCGCGGCGGCGACCGCCGTGATCACGCTGCTGATCGTGCTCACCGACCCGTGGAACGAGGCGAAGGCGCTGACCTGGCTGTCCGGGTCCACGTACGGGCGGTCGGTGCAGCACCTCGTGCCCATGGCCGTGGCCCTGCTCGTCGCCCTGCCCGTGGTCGCGTCCCACCACCGCTCGCAGGACCTGCTGGCCCTCGACGAGGACACCCCGCGCCTGCTCGGCCTGTGGGTCCCGCGGACGCGGGTGATCCTGCTCGCCGCCGCGGTGCTGCTGACGGCGTCGTCGGTGGCCGGCATCGGGGTGGTCGGCTTCGTGGGCCTCGTGGCGCCGCATGCCGCGCGGGCACTCGTGGGAGCCTCGCACCGGCTCATCATCCCCACCGCCCTGCTGCTCGGCGCGATCCTCGTCTGCCTCGGCGACCTCATCGGCCGGACGGCGATCGCCCCGGCGCAACTACCGGCGGGGCTCCTCACGGCCCTGCTCGGTGCGCCCTACTTTCTCCACCTGCTGTTCCGGAGCCGGCTCGACCGCTGA
- a CDS encoding ABC transporter substrate-binding protein, translating into MKTMIQPKILAALAAVALLSLTACGTTEEATGSTPTEDAAAGGSITVTDARGKEVTLDGPAERVVATEWNAAENLVSLGVMPVGAADVEGYAQWVSAEPLDESVTDIGVRGEPSIDTLVSLTPDVVIVTDQLAEGAIEQIEKTVPVVVVPGGDATDNIGQMFENLELIATVTGTEDQAAELKSGFEARIAEGKASIEEAGGAGTPVAFSDAYVDAGSVSIRPFTEGSLVGNVFAQLGLANAWTQEGDPAYGLAQTDVEGLTALPEDTAFWYIANDAFGDPYQEQLKDNAVWKSLPFVEAGHVTRFPDALWTFGGPSSMEQFVDAAVDAVTAQAAK; encoded by the coding sequence ATGAAGACGATGATACAACCGAAGATCCTCGCTGCCCTCGCAGCGGTGGCCCTGCTCTCCCTGACCGCGTGCGGCACCACGGAGGAGGCCACCGGCAGCACGCCCACCGAGGACGCCGCGGCCGGCGGGAGCATCACCGTCACGGATGCCCGCGGCAAGGAGGTCACCCTCGACGGCCCGGCCGAGCGCGTGGTCGCCACGGAGTGGAACGCCGCCGAGAACCTCGTCTCGCTCGGCGTCATGCCGGTCGGAGCAGCGGACGTGGAGGGCTACGCCCAGTGGGTCAGCGCCGAGCCGCTCGACGAGTCCGTCACCGACATCGGCGTGCGCGGTGAGCCCAGCATCGACACCCTCGTGTCCCTCACACCCGACGTCGTCATCGTCACCGACCAGCTCGCCGAGGGCGCGATCGAGCAGATCGAGAAGACCGTGCCGGTCGTCGTCGTACCCGGCGGTGACGCCACCGACAACATCGGCCAGATGTTCGAGAACCTCGAGCTGATCGCCACGGTCACCGGCACCGAGGACCAGGCCGCCGAGCTGAAGTCCGGCTTCGAGGCCCGGATCGCCGAGGGCAAGGCCTCCATCGAGGAGGCCGGCGGTGCAGGCACCCCCGTGGCCTTCTCGGATGCGTACGTCGACGCCGGCAGCGTCTCCATCCGCCCCTTCACCGAGGGCTCGCTCGTCGGCAACGTCTTCGCGCAGCTCGGCCTCGCCAACGCGTGGACCCAGGAGGGCGACCCCGCCTACGGCCTCGCGCAGACCGACGTCGAGGGCCTCACCGCCCTGCCGGAGGACACCGCCTTCTGGTACATCGCCAACGACGCCTTCGGTGACCCCTACCAGGAGCAGCTGAAGGACAACGCCGTGTGGAAGTCCCTCCCCTTCGTCGAGGCCGGCCACGTGACGCGCTTCCCCGACGCCCTCTGGACGTTCGGCGGCCCCAGCTCCATGGAGCAGTTCGTGGACGCGGCGGTCGACGCCGTCACCGCACAGGCAGCGAAGTAG
- a CDS encoding ABC transporter ATP-binding protein: MPPTIPASAPALSVADLGVSYGSRRVIGSVSFDLLPGTVTALIGPNGSGKSTLLRTIARLHAPDAGTVMLDDGADLLALSPREFARTITLLAQSRPVPGGLTVREVVGFGRHPHRSRWTGQDPQGTAAVEKALDLTRTAGLADRPVAALSGGQVQRVWLASCLAQDTGVLLLDEPTTYLDLRYQVEILDVIRDLATDHGVTVGVVLHDLDQAAAIADQVVLLEDGAIMARGTPVEVLTSENLSRAYGVRVDVTVSGNTVSTRAVGRHNAAPVPAAS, from the coding sequence GTGCCCCCGACGATCCCCGCCTCCGCGCCAGCCCTCTCCGTCGCGGACCTGGGCGTCTCCTACGGGAGCCGGCGGGTCATCGGATCCGTCTCCTTCGATCTTCTACCCGGCACGGTCACGGCCCTCATCGGCCCCAACGGCAGCGGGAAGTCCACGCTGCTCCGCACCATCGCACGCCTGCACGCCCCCGACGCCGGGACGGTGATGCTCGACGACGGCGCCGACCTCCTCGCGCTCTCGCCCCGCGAGTTCGCCCGCACCATCACCCTGCTGGCCCAGAGCCGACCCGTGCCCGGCGGACTCACCGTCCGGGAGGTGGTCGGCTTCGGCCGCCATCCCCACCGCAGCCGCTGGACGGGACAGGACCCGCAGGGCACCGCCGCCGTGGAGAAGGCCCTCGACCTCACCCGCACCGCCGGGCTCGCGGACCGCCCCGTCGCGGCACTCTCCGGCGGGCAGGTGCAGCGCGTCTGGCTGGCGAGCTGCCTCGCCCAGGACACCGGGGTGCTGCTCCTCGATGAGCCGACGACCTACCTCGACCTCCGCTACCAGGTGGAGATCCTCGACGTCATCCGCGACCTCGCCACCGATCACGGGGTGACCGTCGGCGTCGTCCTGCACGACCTCGACCAGGCGGCCGCCATCGCCGACCAGGTTGTGCTGCTCGAGGACGGGGCCATCATGGCGCGCGGCACCCCCGTGGAGGTGCTCACCTCCGAGAACCTGTCCCGCGCCTACGGCGTGCGCGTCGACGTCACGGTCTCCGGTAACACGGTCTCCACCCGCGCCGTCGGGCGCCACAACGCGGCCCCGGTTCCCGCCGCCTCCTGA
- a CDS encoding DUF4383 domain-containing protein: MTTSTTPHAGARTNVQKAALAVGAVFLLVGILGFIPGITSDYSTMMFAGHESEAKLLGLFQVSILHNIVHLLFGAAGLAMARTISGARSYLLYGGIIYLVLWIYGLVIDQNSAGNFVPLNGADNWLHFLLGVGMIALALLLTRDNTRKTARA, translated from the coding sequence ATGACCACGTCCACCACGCCCCACGCGGGCGCACGCACCAATGTCCAGAAAGCAGCCCTCGCCGTCGGCGCGGTCTTCCTGCTCGTCGGGATCCTCGGCTTCATCCCCGGCATCACCTCGGACTACAGCACGATGATGTTCGCCGGCCACGAGTCGGAGGCGAAGCTCCTCGGCCTGTTCCAGGTGTCGATCCTGCACAACATCGTCCACCTGCTCTTCGGCGCGGCCGGCCTCGCCATGGCCCGCACCATCAGCGGCGCCCGCTCGTACCTGCTGTACGGCGGCATCATCTACCTCGTCCTGTGGATCTACGGCCTGGTCATCGACCAGAACTCCGCCGGCAACTTCGTGCCCCTCAACGGCGCGGACAACTGGCTGCACTTCCTCCTGGGCGTCGGCATGATCGCCCTGGCCCTGCTGCTGACCCGCGACAACACCCGCAAGACCGCACGCGCATAA
- a CDS encoding iron chaperone, translated as MARQTDATEGFTEQERAAMKARTAELRAEAKRGKNRAAGEQAIQDKIAEMPEPEREIAGKFHALVSAVAPELEPKTWYGMPAYARDGKVVTFFQAGAKFDSHYSTIGFNDAANLDDGVFWPNAFAITAWNGDVEEELRRLVAKAVS; from the coding sequence ATGGCACGTCAGACCGACGCGACCGAGGGGTTCACCGAGCAGGAGCGAGCGGCCATGAAGGCGCGGACCGCCGAGCTGCGGGCGGAGGCCAAGCGCGGCAAGAACCGCGCCGCGGGCGAGCAGGCGATCCAGGACAAGATCGCCGAGATGCCGGAACCGGAGCGTGAGATCGCCGGGAAGTTCCACGCGCTGGTGTCCGCCGTCGCCCCGGAGCTCGAGCCCAAGACCTGGTACGGCATGCCGGCCTACGCCCGCGACGGGAAGGTGGTGACGTTCTTCCAGGCCGGGGCGAAGTTCGATTCGCACTACTCGACGATCGGTTTCAACGACGCCGCGAACCTGGACGACGGCGTGTTCTGGCCCAACGCCTTCGCGATCACCGCGTGGAACGGCGACGTGGAGGAGGAGTTGCGCCGCCTAGTGGCGAAGGCGGTCAGCTGA
- a CDS encoding DUF808 domain-containing protein: MSGGLVALLDDVAALARIAAASIDDVAAGAAKAGAKAAGVVIDDAAVTPQYVAGAHPSRELPMIKRIFWGSLRNKLVIILPALLLVSAFIPGIIPFILMLGGTYLCYEGAEKVWHKLRGHHAAEKAPAVERGPEAEAKVTKGAITTDFILSCEIMVISMNEVADESLVSRALILIAVAIAITVLVYGAVALIVKMDDIGLHLTTKESEGSQRFGALLVTAMPGVLAAITLVGTVAMLWVGGHIMLQGAYDLGWHAPYDLVHVLEHPFAGIPVVGGFLAWLVNTLCSAVLGLAWGLVVLAIVHPLLAMLPFGAKGGHEEGDLRAAVAGHRPVEHDAGTGSQPDP; the protein is encoded by the coding sequence GTGAGCGGCGGTCTCGTCGCCCTGCTGGACGATGTCGCGGCACTGGCCCGCATCGCGGCCGCCTCCATCGACGACGTCGCCGCCGGTGCCGCGAAGGCGGGCGCGAAGGCTGCCGGCGTGGTGATCGACGACGCCGCCGTGACCCCCCAGTACGTGGCGGGGGCGCATCCGTCCCGTGAGCTGCCGATGATCAAGCGGATCTTCTGGGGCTCGCTGCGGAACAAGCTGGTGATCATCCTGCCGGCGCTGCTGCTCGTCAGCGCTTTCATCCCGGGGATCATCCCGTTCATCCTCATGCTGGGCGGCACCTACCTCTGCTACGAGGGCGCCGAGAAGGTCTGGCACAAGCTGCGCGGCCACCACGCGGCCGAGAAGGCGCCGGCCGTGGAACGCGGCCCGGAGGCCGAGGCCAAGGTCACCAAGGGCGCCATCACCACCGACTTCATCCTCTCCTGCGAGATCATGGTCATCTCGATGAACGAGGTGGCCGACGAGTCACTGGTGTCCCGGGCGCTCATCCTCATCGCCGTGGCGATCGCGATCACGGTGCTCGTGTACGGCGCCGTCGCCCTGATCGTGAAGATGGACGACATCGGCCTGCATTTGACCACCAAGGAGTCGGAGGGCTCCCAGCGGTTCGGTGCGCTGCTCGTCACGGCGATGCCCGGTGTCCTGGCCGCGATCACCCTCGTCGGGACCGTCGCCATGCTGTGGGTGGGCGGCCACATCATGCTCCAGGGGGCCTACGACCTCGGGTGGCACGCACCCTATGACCTGGTCCACGTCCTCGAGCATCCTTTCGCCGGCATCCCGGTGGTGGGCGGTTTCCTGGCCTGGCTCGTGAACACCCTCTGCTCCGCCGTCCTCGGCCTCGCGTGGGGCCTCGTCGTCCTGGCGATCGTCCACCCCCTCCTGGCGATGCTGCCGTTCGGCGCGAAAGGCGGCCACGAGGAGGGCGACCTCCGTGCCGCTGTCGCCGGTCACCGTCCGGTGGAGCACGACGCCGGGACGGGGTCCCAGCCCGATCCGTGA
- a CDS encoding RICIN domain-containing protein, protein MTNRSRRATQAAATGVAAVLAAASLIGGAAQAAPPAPPAAPAVPDGALTLTPDPSYQGEEFEGWGTSLVWFANATGDYPDEIRNRLAELVFGPEGLNLNIARYNIGGGNAPDVKDYLRPGGAVEGWWNAPEGTTREDTDWFDPEDPADWNFEADATQRWWIDRIKQDITHWEAFSNSPPWFQTVSGYVSGGFDANKDQLKTESIDDFTSYLVRVVEELEDAHGITVDTLDPFNEPNTNYWSTRLNAGGEPVGGRQEGAHISPQLQQQVIRDLAPKLDAASTDATISAMDETNPGTFATNWNTYPAEVRDLVDQLNVHTYGTGQRTTVRDIAKGEDKPLWMSEVEGSWGNGQSFTSMEPGLGMAKRITDDLRELEPSAWVFWQPVEDYDNMKPGGESAAGANWGSIQMPFDCTDADTLESCPIYTNTKFDTVRNYTHYIQPGDRLVQVNDDDTTAAITGTGAAVVHINESTDAKPVVLDFSKFGSVAKGATVTPVVSDVNGALVEGAPVAIEGGSAVVTAPAESVTTFVVEGVSGIAEDAAALQDGNVYRLQGVQSGTSIESRGGTAVISATDPADAGQLFRFTSLGEDNTNRERYSITTLDGASQLADEGGAAVLTPAGANPRAEWIASTTGDGTYTFVNAATNLLLEVGGGSTAEGAPVTLYLANSGANQRWTLIDETVLSVQAATAFTVPGTAPVLPETVTPVYRDGARGAIPVEWKIPNDNRWKKPGTVKVKGTATDVTGTQFPVELTVTVDTLVSTQPARAKAVVNGLPGLPATVTAVGSQGGTVERPVTWSAPVGYPAPGVYELSGTADAGNGSTLPATVRIQVTEGTLDNVADDGGTTASATFTEPGYGTAGLFNGDTRDKAWSNWRSSAKNAADTLTVTLPEAHTLGGVVVHFFRDGSSDSYAQTLQLQVQGADGAWSNAGGAVGVPAGSPAPAVTLPLDGVTASSVRVVMTARPNTHMVVSEIEVLGAVPAESSDAALAGISVGGTPVAGFDPAVTSYAVPIKGKTPVVSALPSDPYATVSVTQPSGSNRTAVLTVTSEDGSATATYRVDLTR, encoded by the coding sequence ATGACGAATCGATCCAGGCGTGCCACTCAGGCCGCCGCCACGGGGGTGGCCGCCGTCCTGGCCGCCGCCTCCCTGATCGGGGGTGCGGCACAGGCCGCGCCCCCGGCTCCGCCCGCAGCGCCCGCCGTGCCCGACGGCGCCCTCACCCTCACGCCCGACCCCTCCTACCAGGGCGAGGAGTTCGAGGGCTGGGGCACGAGCCTCGTCTGGTTCGCGAACGCCACCGGCGACTACCCCGACGAGATCCGGAACCGCCTCGCGGAGCTGGTCTTCGGCCCCGAGGGCCTGAACCTCAACATCGCCCGGTACAACATCGGCGGCGGCAACGCCCCCGACGTGAAGGACTACCTGCGCCCGGGCGGCGCCGTCGAGGGCTGGTGGAACGCCCCCGAGGGCACCACGCGTGAGGACACCGACTGGTTCGACCCCGAGGACCCCGCCGACTGGAACTTCGAGGCGGATGCCACGCAGCGCTGGTGGATCGACCGCATCAAGCAGGACATCACCCACTGGGAGGCCTTCAGCAACTCGCCGCCCTGGTTCCAGACCGTCAGCGGCTACGTCTCCGGCGGCTTCGACGCGAACAAGGACCAGCTGAAGACCGAGAGCATCGACGACTTCACCTCCTACCTGGTGCGCGTGGTCGAGGAGCTCGAGGACGCCCACGGCATCACGGTGGACACGCTCGACCCGTTCAACGAGCCCAACACCAACTACTGGAGCACGCGCCTGAACGCTGGTGGAGAGCCGGTCGGCGGGCGGCAGGAGGGCGCGCACATCAGCCCGCAGCTCCAGCAGCAGGTCATCAGGGACCTCGCCCCGAAGCTCGACGCCGCCAGTACGGATGCCACCATCTCCGCGATGGACGAGACCAACCCGGGCACGTTCGCCACCAACTGGAACACATACCCCGCGGAGGTCCGCGACCTCGTGGACCAGCTCAACGTCCACACCTACGGCACCGGCCAGCGCACCACCGTCCGGGACATCGCCAAGGGCGAGGACAAGCCTCTGTGGATGAGCGAGGTCGAAGGCTCCTGGGGCAACGGCCAGAGCTTCACCAGCATGGAACCGGGCCTCGGCATGGCCAAGCGCATCACGGACGACCTCCGTGAGCTGGAGCCCAGCGCCTGGGTGTTCTGGCAGCCCGTGGAGGACTACGACAACATGAAGCCCGGCGGCGAGTCCGCGGCCGGCGCCAACTGGGGCAGCATCCAGATGCCGTTCGACTGCACCGACGCCGACACGCTCGAGAGCTGCCCCATCTACACGAACACCAAGTTCGACACCGTGCGGAACTACACGCACTACATCCAGCCCGGCGACCGCCTGGTGCAGGTGAACGACGACGACACCACCGCGGCCATCACCGGCACCGGTGCCGCCGTGGTCCACATCAACGAGTCCACGGACGCGAAGCCCGTGGTCCTCGACTTCTCGAAGTTCGGGTCCGTCGCCAAGGGCGCCACGGTCACCCCCGTGGTCAGCGACGTCAACGGCGCGCTCGTGGAGGGTGCGCCGGTCGCGATCGAGGGCGGCTCCGCCGTCGTCACAGCACCCGCCGAGTCCGTCACCACCTTCGTGGTCGAGGGCGTCTCCGGCATCGCGGAGGACGCGGCAGCCCTCCAGGACGGCAACGTGTACCGCCTCCAGGGCGTGCAGAGCGGCACGTCGATCGAGAGCCGCGGCGGCACCGCCGTCATCAGCGCCACCGACCCCGCCGACGCTGGCCAGCTGTTCCGCTTCACCAGCCTCGGCGAGGACAACACCAACCGCGAGCGCTACTCCATCACCACGCTCGACGGCGCCTCGCAGCTCGCCGACGAGGGCGGCGCCGCCGTCCTCACCCCCGCAGGAGCGAACCCGCGCGCCGAATGGATCGCCTCGACCACCGGCGACGGCACGTACACCTTCGTGAACGCCGCGACGAACCTGCTGCTCGAGGTGGGCGGCGGATCGACCGCCGAGGGCGCCCCCGTGACCCTCTACCTCGCGAACTCCGGCGCCAACCAGCGCTGGACGCTGATCGACGAGACAGTCCTCTCGGTGCAGGCCGCCACGGCGTTCACCGTCCCCGGCACAGCCCCCGTGCTGCCGGAGACCGTCACGCCGGTGTACCGCGACGGCGCCCGCGGAGCGATCCCGGTGGAGTGGAAGATCCCGAACGACAACCGCTGGAAGAAGCCCGGCACCGTGAAGGTCAAGGGCACCGCGACCGACGTCACCGGCACGCAGTTCCCCGTGGAACTCACGGTCACCGTGGACACCCTCGTGTCCACGCAGCCGGCCCGCGCCAAGGCCGTCGTCAACGGGCTGCCGGGCCTGCCCGCCACCGTGACCGCCGTCGGCAGCCAGGGCGGCACGGTCGAGCGTCCGGTCACGTGGAGCGCCCCGGTCGGCTACCCCGCCCCCGGCGTGTACGAGCTGTCCGGCACCGCCGACGCCGGGAACGGCAGCACGCTCCCGGCGACCGTCCGCATCCAGGTCACCGAGGGCACGCTGGACAACGTGGCCGACGACGGCGGCACCACTGCGAGCGCCACGTTCACCGAGCCGGGCTACGGCACGGCCGGACTGTTCAACGGCGACACCCGCGACAAGGCGTGGTCCAACTGGCGCTCCAGCGCCAAGAACGCGGCCGACACCCTGACCGTGACGCTACCCGAGGCACACACGCTGGGCGGTGTCGTGGTGCACTTCTTCCGCGACGGGTCCTCGGACAGCTATGCGCAGACCCTGCAGTTGCAGGTGCAGGGTGCGGACGGCGCCTGGAGCAACGCCGGCGGTGCTGTCGGCGTCCCGGCCGGCTCGCCCGCGCCGGCGGTGACCCTGCCGCTGGACGGCGTCACGGCGTCGAGCGTCCGCGTGGTCATGACGGCCCGCCCGAACACCCACATGGTGGTCAGCGAGATCGAGGTCCTCGGCGCCGTTCCCGCGGAGTCCTCGGATGCGGCCCTCGCCGGCATCAGCGTGGGCGGCACGCCGGTCGCCGGGTTCGATCCCGCGGTCACGAGCTACGCGGTGCCGATCAAGGGCAAGACGCCCGTCGTCTCCGCCCTCCCGTCGGATCCCTACGCCACCGTGTCCGTGACGCAGCCCTCCGGCAGCAACCGGACCGCCGTGCTCACCGTGACGAGCGAGGACGGGTCGGCCACGGCCACCTACCGCGTGGACCTCACCCGGTAG